From Brienomyrus brachyistius isolate T26 chromosome 18, BBRACH_0.4, whole genome shotgun sequence, one genomic window encodes:
- the LOC125713053 gene encoding homeobox protein Hox-C13a-like, translated as MTTSLVLHSRWADTLMYVYEKTPNENIQNKNQTMEGLSGNCPATHCRELISHPALGRHAGSIATHQGSVYSEISSTEAGRQCPAPQTSSSASLGYGYPFGSPYYGCRLSHSHNLQQKPCSYHPVEKYAETSSSLPTEELSSRAKEFAFYPGFASSYQAVPGYLDVSVVPSISAHPETRHDALIPMEGYQHWALSNGWDGQVYCSKEQTQSAHLWKSPFPDVVPLQPEVSSYRRGRKKRVPYTKVQLKELEKEYATSKFITKDKRRRISATTNLSERQVTIWFQNRRVKEKKFVSKSKNPTHAHNT; from the exons ATGACGACTTCGCTGGTCCTGCATTCACGCTGGGCGGACACACTGATGTACGTTTATGAAAAAACCCCGAATgaaaatattcaaaataaaaaccaaaccaTGGAGGGACTAAGCGGGAATTGCCCTGCGACCCACTGCAGGGAACTTATTTCGCACCCAGCTTTAGGGCGACATGCTGGCAGCATAGCGACTCACCAGGGCTCAGTGTACTCGGAAATATCCTCTACAGAAGCCGGCCGACAATGTCCCGCGCCCCAAACTTCATCTAGCGCATCCTTGGGCTATGGTTACCCTTTTGGAAGCCCTTATTATGGCTGCAGATTGTCTCACTCACACAACTTGCAGCAGAAGCCTTGTTCTTATCACCCAGTGGAGAAATACGCCGAAACAAGCAGCTCGTTGCCTACCGAAGAACTATCCAGCAGGGCCAAAGAGTTCGCTTTTTATCCTGGATTTGCCAGCTCATATCAGGCAGTCCCGGGTTACTTAGACGTTTCAGTGGTCCCCAGTATTAGTGCACATCCCGAAACGCGGCATGATGCGTTGATTCCAATGGAGGGCTACCAGCACTGGGCTCTTTCTAACGGCTGGGACGGGCAGGTGTACTGTTCTAAAGAGCAAACGCAGTCTGCGCATCTCTGGAAATCACCGTTCCCAG ATGTGGTTCCCCTACAGCCTGAAGTGAGCAGCTACCGCCGCGGCCGAAAGAAGCGAGTCCCCTACACTAAGGTGCAGCTCAAGGAGCTGGAGAAAGAATACGCGACTAGTAAATTCATCACCAAAGACAAGAGGAGACGTATTTCCGCTACAACAAACCTTTCTGAAAGGCAGGTCACCATTTGGTTCCAGAATCGACGTGTGAAAGAGAAGAAATTTGTCAGCAAGTCCAAGAACCCTACCCACGCGCACAACACCTGA